A region of the Gopherus flavomarginatus isolate rGopFla2 chromosome 3, rGopFla2.mat.asm, whole genome shotgun sequence genome:
CAAAGTGGCCAGTAGGATGTCAGCCCATGTGTCTCCTCCTACGGCCAAACAAGAACTGTACAGCTAGCTCCTTCTCCACGCTTTGCTTTGCAAATTTAACCTTTAATAACCCAGGTCAAAATCCATCATAATACTTCGTTGCACTTGCATAGCGCTTTCCAGCAGGGCATCTCTAACTGCTCAGTACTGTGAAATGGAGTCAGTCCCCCTGCACGCTAAGCGAAGTCCTATCTTCATCTGGCTCCAGACCATCCTTCCGAAGGAAGCACAGAGCTGATCCAGCTACAAGAAGACTTTCCCCCTCCATAGAGAGAGCTGTGTTTTCAGAGACAGGGATCAGACACTGCAAATGTCTGTAGCTAGGATCTGTGCAAAGGTGGTGGGTGGAGACTAAGCCTTCCCAACCAGCCAGCTCCCCTCATTTGGAGTATGtgctccaccctgaggccccactcccgCTCGTCCTCTTCGCATCCCCACGTTGCCTGCATGGAGGCCTCGTGGGAGACGGTGAAGAGGTGCACACAAGCAGTAGGCAGTTGGCCGACTGGTGGGCAGGCgcaggggcctgggggagggggcaaagaggCAGAAGCAGTAGGTGGGGGGGAGCCTTTGGAAGGTGCCTGAGTGGGGCCCCTGGGTGGGGCATGGGTGGGGCTTTGGAGGGAGGAGACTGATCAGGAGTGGTCCTCGGGGCAGGGCCTCAGTCTGGGCACACGCATCCTCCCCAAATGGAGGAGGCCTGCGCTGTCTATGGatctgtggctgtggctgtgccaTTTTCATGCACGTGTGCTGTGTAGTTCTGTGCAATAGAAACAGAAGAATATGGTCAAAGTCACTCTGGATTCGGTGGAGTCTGTGGAATGACTCAGGTGTCGGCCCAGTTCCCAGTGGCCAAGCATCCGCCACGTCAGAAAAGCCACCGGCTCACTAAACAGCATCGACGCTGgcggtctcagcagagaggccaaggaaacGATGGCGCCTGCCATCGCCTCCCATGGGGAAGGACAGGGCAGGGTGAGGGAAGCTTGTGCTTTTACTGCCTGGGCTGTTCCTGATCCAGAGACAAACGGGGCTTTGCAAGTTTTCTGGACATACATGAAGGCTCTGAAATCTTTCCTTGCAGGAAGCAGGGATGGAGACCATTCTCCGCGGGATGCCCATGGAATACCCACCGAAACCCGACCGCCTCAATAATTATGGTAATTGCACTGGGTCCTCCTATAACCTTACCTCGAGAGAGCAGGGATTCCAGGAGAGCCAGTGGGGGAGATTTTAATCCATACAGTGCCTCACAGGCTGGAAACAGAAGGTGTCCCACAATGAGCAGCGGGTAGATATTTCCTTGGGAGATTTTTATATGCAGCATTTCTGGGTCCCTTCAGCTGCAAAAGGCCAGGAAGCCCCTGGAGCCATTCTGGAGCATAAGCTCTGCTGTTGCTGCCTTCTGGGGCTGGGAATGCAACGCCAGGACTTGCCAATTAACTGCCCCCAACTCAGCTACCTCCATTCCCCTACTCACCAACCCCACAAGGCAGCTCACGGTCAGGAACCCCTGAAGTTACCAGGGTTCCTGAGGCTGTGAAGGTGCCtcctccctgcagctgctgggaatggggcatggTGGGGTTGGCTGATCCCCGCCGCTGGTAGCTTATGGTACTGCTGAATCTCTTCATCCTGGAGGATGTTGGGGGCTTTCTTAAAGGACCACTCCCCTTGGGAAATGTTGTGGAGGGCTTCCAACCCCTTGTGCATTGACCCACCTGCCCAGGTCACCAGCGGGGCCCTTCTGCACCAAAGCACCAACCTCTGTTGCTACAGCTAAAGAAGCAATTCAGTAGCTGGCAGCAGTAGTAGATTGTTGTCCTGCCCGCGGCCACTAGAGGGAGACGTGGCATGTgcatgcgcgcgcgcacacacacacacacacacacacacacaccccagcatgGGATACTTGCTCTAGCCActagcccacaccccctccctttTCCACCCCCCGTTTGGACTCTATGACTGCTTGGTTGCTGTGGTTTTGCCCTAGTTGCCATGGGCTCTGTACCCGGAACGCTTGAGGGCCAAGCTCTCCATCTAGGGCAGCGAATGTCCGGATTTCAAAGCTGCGgagtttcccctcccccacccctttggtTCCTCTTGTTTCAGAAAGGGAAGTGGTGGTCAACATGCTGAACAGCTTGTCCCGCAGCCAGCTCCCCTCCGTCCAGCACCGTTCCACCGTCCCCGGGAGAAAGCCCTTCCAAGGTTACTACAGCCCCTGCACTGGGCGTCACTACTGCCTGCGTGGGATGGATTACTACGTGGACGGAGCCCCCTGCAACGAGAGGCAGCTCAACCAGCTAGTGGAGAAGATTGTAAGGTTCGGAGGGTTACGCAGTGCACATAACACTTCCCTCTCGGGCGGAGAATCCAGAATCCAGAATCCAGCCCAGTCCTTCCCCGTTGTTCCTGCAGGACTCACGGGGGTCAGAACGTGGGCTCCGATCCTGCCCATCACACCCAAAGCTCCCCTGAGAGGAAGGAGAGTTTggcatgcaggatcaggccctcttgTCCGGCAGATGGTCATTGCGGGGCAAAGGGCTGgcccagtgctggggaaaggaaaGGCAGCATTCAGGGAAACAGGTGTTCTCAGCCTTGCCCTTCGCTGTCGCCCAGGGCCCAGACAACTGAACGTCATTGAAAGATGATCAGGAGAGGCCAGGTCGTgtaggaggggaggctgaggtgGGGATCAGTGCGGAGAAAGCAGGGCCCTTCCATGCCCCTTTGCAAAGCATTGacaccttccctccacccccaggcaCACCCCCCGTCCCCTCCCATCCCGCCCAGGGGTAAGATCCCCATCTCACTCATTCTTCTCCCAATATTGCcagccccaaatgttcaaaaatcatgagtcaggatcaccaaaaatcaggagattggctttaaaatcatgagatgatGTAAAAAGAATAGATTGGGTGTCCGTttgatttgccttctgcttttgagcctttggggtgcattggggtcacattttgatgctttctccacagcccttactttttctttaagaaagaaGGCTGAAGTCATCCCATATACATctgacttcaggagctggggctttaaggaaccCAGCATTCTGAACCcagacaaaatcatgagagttggcaacactctgGCACTTGTCCCCTTTCTCAGTCCATTGTGTTTTCCCTGTTTTCATTTCTCATTCCCCTTTGCCTCCCTGCTCTCTCCGCCTCCCCAACCTCACTTTCCCagttctctcctcctcctttttcctccccactggtgcactgccccttccccccccacacacaccccagtgctctcctccctctccacccaccTGGGCCAGCAGTAGTCAGTGAGCCCAGCTGAAGCCACTAGAACTCTTTGCTTGAGTAGCCAGcagcagccctgcagctccccaggaCAGGGCTGCTAGCCAGGTACATCCCCTCCAGCAGTGCAGAGGTAAGGGCAGGACTGCAAAGGAggatatatactgtatatatacaAGCCTGGCCGAAGGCTCTGTACCCGCAGAGGCAGTGGCAAGGGCCAGGAAGAGTCAGGGTGACCCAAGGGTGGGACCTTCAGCACAGGAGATGAGAACAATCCTGGCAAACACAGGCCAGGACACCCAAATATTCAGAGCTCTGGGTCCTTGTGGTGCTGCAGAGGGTGCTGGAGCAATGGGCAACGCGAAGTGGAGTTAGTCACTGAAGGGCAGGCGGAGAGGTTGCAGTAGCAGCTCTgggtaatgttttgttttggatccGAGAGGCTGCACAGAGGAACCCATGCCAGGGTGTGGGCCAGGTCTGTCTTGGTGTTTATAAAGTGCCCATCACCCCTGGGGTCCAGCCACACAGAAACTGCAGTTTTTACTAAGCGGGTTTCTGAACCTGTTCCATGTAATCAGTGCAATCTCTGTGGGCAGATGCTCTCTCACCCAGTTTGCTCAGGTGCTGCTCCTGGGTGCAGACCATCCcgaagccccagccctgccttgccttcaggaTCACAGCCTCGCTGCTGGGGAGCATTAGGCCATCTTCTAGCCCTCTGAGGATAGCGCTGTATCCCCATGGCTGCCCACTGAAAACCCCTCCGTCTCTAGGAGCAGCGCTCCTAGCATCACCTCTCTTTGTGGAGGAGAGTGCTGTAGCAGCCTTAACTCAGAGCTCAGAAGCCCAGGGATCTGGTTTTCATTGCAGTTAAAGTCTGGGTGCTCGGACCGCTAAAATCTGCCACTAGGACGTTAGTCCCTGTGCTGTGGACAGACCTCTCCCTGTTATtactgctccaccccagagtccTATCACCACCACTTGCAACTCTGATGCCACCATGCCCCACTTGTggggagacaggaaggatcttTCCCATGTAAGCTTACTGCCCACCAAAATGAGAGTGAGCAGAGATGAGTGAGCCCGGCCACCTGGTGCTATCGCTAACTATACCCTTACGTTTGTTTCAGGAATATCCCATACTGCGGTTGCAGCCGAGAGACGATGGACTATGCACCTTTGCACAGCCTGCCGCAATCTTTCCCGTATATGAACCTTAAGTAAGAAAGTTAAAGCCAGGTTcagtgctgggggaagggcaCTGTGGCTCTAGAAAATCATGTTTTACACTGGGGAGAACAGGAACCTCACAACAGTCTTGGACTTTCCCCAGAGGCTAGACCTTCCCTCATTCGGGTTTCAGGTGAATCATGACAAATGACTGCATGTATTACGGTAGTCTCTGGAatacagagattaagtgacttgccaaaggtcacggAGCAAGTGGCAGAGTTTGCAGGGTGGGAGGAGCTTATTTTGAAGGGACAGCACCATGCTTTTATTCAAGGTACAAAATAATGAAGGACTGTAAGGGACCAAAGGAGGAGGGTTTGCTCTGCCCACCTTAGGGTCCTCGCCTGACGGCAAGAGAAGCTGTTAGCAAAAGGGTTGCAAGAGGCCACCTTGATGTAAAACAAAACCTGCAGGGGGCCGGGAGCCTTGGATGGTGACGGGCCCAGGACCAGCAGATCGAGTCCCGAGAACTAGAAATGTAACTAGGAGTGTTTAAAGGAAACCTAAAAATGGTTGCTTAGGTGGATTTGTTCCCTTTTTGCTGTAACACTTTTATTATTCGTACTATACCTCACCTCCCcagttcctcatctgcaaaataaGAGTAGCCACTGCCTGGTAGCCTTCTCGACCTGGGCAGGGGTGTGAGGGTTTATTTACTAGTTAATGTCTCTGTTGTGCTTTGAAATCATAAAACCCCACATAAGTATTTGAAACTCCTGCAGACTCACAACACTACTGGGAtacacttaatgttgtagttatgttcctgaaaaatgcgactttaagcgaaacgatgttaagtgaatccaatttcctcataagaattaatatatATGAGGGGGTTTGGTTCCAGGGAAAttgttttcaccagacaaaagactatattatatatacatatatacacacacacacgcagtataaggtttaaacaaacaatttaatactggtacgcagtgatgatgattgtgaagtttggtttaagtggaggagtcagagggtgggatatttcccagggaatgccttactgctaaatgaactagcaattgactgagccctcaaaggttaaCTCTCACagcactctacaaggcagcaggaaaggagggagggcagacagagacacacaccctgtgtgtgagagaaaaaatgcgcatttcccctttaagtagctgagcccaggcttaagtacactgccttgttaattaaatcagcttgctgaaaCCTGAGGCCTGCAGCTACTGCGTAGAAGCTCTCTCTCTTGGTCTTGTGTCCCCccgctctatggaagatggggtaagggggcacaggagcagggaggagggggagacaccctgacattagcccccctctttcccccacccccgtacagcaagcaggagtctctgggagcagctccaaggcagagggcaggagcagcacctggcagtggggggagggacagctgctgcacagagaagttaggggagcagggagctgatagggggctgctggtccaccctggttccaaccacccaccagctagctgcaaggggctgctcttcctgcaagcagtggacaaaacaggcgCCTGCCAAATGACAtcagaagggagcatttcacaactttaaacgagcatgttccctaattgatcagcaacttaacatcgaaacaacgttaactgggacgactttaagtgacaAAAGATAGGCACCAGCGTGGGCTAGTTAGCTATGCAGAGATGTATTCTCTGGGGTTTTCCCATAACGCCTGAGCACATCACATCCCTCCCACTGGCTCCCATGTGCCTTTTAGCCCCTTGTCTCTCACCTGCCACACCCATCTGCCAGAGACCCCACTGACTGGgccacctccctccccaaatcccaggaCCTGGAGTTCGATATGGGGCAGAAAAACGGTGAGCACGAGGAAGCATCGTTCTGCAGTGAATCAGTAAAGAGAATGGCTCCCAAAGCTTGCCCTTTGCAATCTCCCTGGAATCTCCTAATGAGCACCAGTAGGAAGTGGATTACCAAGGACCCTCCTGCGTGGGTGAGGCTAACGATCCATTGGTTTTTCCTCCCTTCCCAGGTGGGACACGAGTCACTTCCAGAAGGCCGGTGGGCCGCAGAAGGATAACTATGTCATTCATCCCGAGTTTGTGTCGGAGTCCTACCCCACTTCGCTGTGCTGGTAGAGAACAGAGTCAGGCCTCCATTAAAATGGGTCTTGTCAACCTTCGCATGTTCATTCCTTAGGGTGCCATCTGTGCAGGGCCAGTGCATCCAATAGGCaaccctaggcagttgcctagaaCGGCAGGATTTGTGGGGGCAGCATCTTGCTGCCCTCGGCGgaaatttggtggcgggggagtccttctgctctgggtctttggcagaaattcagcggtgggtccttcactcgctttggGACCCACCACTAAAGTGGCCtagggcagggatagctcagtggtttgagcattggcctactaaacccaggttgtgagttcaatcctggagggggccacttagggatctggggcaaaaatcagtacttggtcctgctagtgaaggcagggggctggtctcaatgatctttcaaggtcccttccagttctaggagatgggtatatctcctattattatgtgaagcggaaggacccccgcctccaaatgctcagaggaggagcactgccacctagggcagcaaaaaccctggtgctgctcctgcaTCTGTGAaacatccctgccccacagcagcaccATCGGACAAGGAGCAAAGGGATCTAAGAGGAGGGTGGAACCCTACTTTGCTGTGTAGCTGTCTTAGCTCTCCCCCAAGCCTCTGCATGGGTGGCAGCTTTGCTGCTCAAGATGGTTGGGCAGGAAAAAGGATTAGGGAGGCTGAGGGAGGCGGGAGCCTCCAGCTCCCTCTGAAATCTCCTGTCAAgccccagagtttgcagccttttTACTTCCAGAAGAATGAGCTGCCTTTGGAGTCTGTCTTTGCCACACACTAGTTCACTAGAAGGCGGGGCTGTGGGACACAAGCCACTCCTTGCCCTGCAGAGATGAGCTTCCTGACATCCCAGAGGATCTGGGAGAGAAAACCCCAGCTGCTCCCCCCGTCCCAACCTGGTCCAAGGTTGCCAAGCCAGCCTACAGCAGCTGTATTTGGTGATGGATTCTGTAATGGCTTTGTCTCATCAGGCCTTCCCTATCCTGTTGCAATTGCAGTGCTAGATACATATTGTAACAACTTGGTGGCCACCTAGTGAGAACTTCACACCCACCCCTGTGCCACACTCCATAACCACTTGGAATTTCTTGGCAACAACAAGGCTGAGAGTACAGGCCCCACGCTGCTTGAGCTGAAAGATAATCATCATGTTGGCAATATAGGGCACatgacacacagttgagcagTGCTGATTCCATTCAGAAGGGGACAGTGGTAAGTTCACAGAGAGGCTTGCCACCTCATGACTGCATTTTACTGACTGAATATTAGTGTAATGAGAATCGATTCAATAACAGCTATGCCAAAAGATTTACAATATGTGGTTTGTACCCAACTTGAAAAATGAATCTCCTTGCTTGTACCTTCAtttccctcttcccaccccctccccaaaccccagcCTAGCAGAGCCAGTCTACATTTGATCCAGAGCTCCCTTCGTTTATTCCAaattag
Encoded here:
- the C3H9orf24 gene encoding spermatid-specific manchette-related protein 1, which produces MFLFARKTKTPISTYTDSYRVPNSMRKTFQEPPNTLWKENKFVTEGLTMPRVENQVNQAQLEKMIKRAVQDYSYKNTIEPTAYRPEKYWVTRPEEKYNPVFVSGDKYATWRTGPYNSVGWNKYTTYLPRLPKEAGMETILRGMPMEYPPKPDRLNNYEREVVVNMLNSLSRSQLPSVQHRSTVPGRKPFQGYYSPCTGRHYCLRGMDYYVDGAPCNERQLNQLVEKIVRNIPYCGCSRETMDYAPLHSLPQSFPYMNLKWDTSHFQKAGGPQKDNYVIHPEFVSESYPTSLCW